In the Dolichospermum flos-aquae CCAP 1403/13F genome, CAGCTTTATCTGATTCGACAACCACCACTGTTTCGCCTTTCTCCACTTTATCTCCAGGCGACTTGACCCAGGAGACAATTTTGCCTTCGGTCATGGTGGAACTCAGCGCCGGCATAAATACTTCGTTAATGCTCATGATATGGTGGTTTCAGAATCAATTATATATGGACTTCAATCTACGAATTTTAACAGTTTTGTGATCAAGTGGGTGATTTTTTGGAAAAATCAGATGATTGATAACTATCTGTTTTTCTGCACAAAACACAACCGATTACTTGATTGTCAGCGGTTTTGGGCAGTTGAATAGATTTTTATGAGAAGATAGTTCTTCCTTATCAATTATATGATAACAAATTCAAAATCATTTGTCAACTCCCTTAATTATTAATTTCCCCCCTACTCAGGGTAGTGGTTAAGCGTAATGCTGATTGGTGTCAACTTCATGGATAAGCTTGTAACTGTAGAGGCAGAGCCTCTGTGATAGCATTCCCAGTCAGAGACTGGGAACGAGATATGCTAAACTTCTACTTCAGTGCTAATGTTAGATATCTCCGCGAATTTCTTCGACAATACCATCACGGAGGACAACTTCAACCTGCATTTTACTAATCAAATTATCACCTAGTTCAATCCGGAAAAAGCTTTCCATTTGAAATTGATTAACTTCTTGATCTAATTCCAATAATTGTACTTGCTGGAGGTTTTGCAGCATTTGGTTTTTCTGCTCTAGAAGTTCACTTTTCTTTTGACTGACTTGCAGTTGAATGTTGTCAATTTGTTGGAGTGTTTGGGGTCCTGGTGGTTGCACACTCTGTTTTTGAATGGCGCTAACTGCTCTTTGTCCTTCAACGTCTAATTGTTGCAGTTGTTGGTCAACTTGATTAATTTGACCTTGTAGTTGCTGTTGTACTTCCTCTTTCCAGAGACTAGTAACTATGGCTTTGACATTAATCGGGCGTTTTAAAAGCAATTGAGGGTTGGAAACATCCATAAAAATTGTCCGTTCACTCTTAAATAGTTTGTAGTGTGGAGGGGAGTTAGGAGAAAGAAAAAAGAAAATTCCTTTCCTCTGCTTCCCTATATCTCCATTAAGTTCTGAAAGATTATCTGCGATTTAGGGAATTATTTGGCAAACATTGCGTTAATAATATCGCAATATCGGGCCATGACAACGTGACGACGGATTTTGAGCGTTTGTGTCATGAGTCCATTTTCAATTGAGAATTGTTCCTCAATGAGTTTGAACGGTCCAACACGATCATCGGCTCGGTAGCTGGGACGGTTTTGAACTTCCCGATTTAATTCCTGACGAAACAAATCCTGGACTATTTTACTCTCTAAGTCAATTTTTTGACTATTATTTTGAGTTTCTGCCCATTTTTCTAAGGCTTCTAGGTTGGGAACAATCAAAGCGCCAATACTCCGTTGATCTTGCCCTACTAACATGATTTGGTCAATATAGGGTGATCTTAAACAAGCATCTTCTATGGGCTGGGGTTCGATGTTTTCCCCATTGGTTAAAACAATGGTGTCTTTTGCTCTACCTGTTAATACTAAGTCATTTTCAGGAGTTACCCAACCTAAATCACCGCTATCAAACCAACCTTCTGTGTCTATGGCTTTGGTTGTGGCTTCGGGATTTTGATAATAGCCCTGCATGATTTGTGGCCCTTTGAGCAGGACTAAACCCCGTTCTCCCACTGGTAGAGGTTGACGAGTCTCAGGATTGACAATTTTCACTTCTGTACCGGGAATGGGTTGTCCTGAAGAACCCCGTAAATTTCGCCAAGGACGACGAGCATTAGTTACTGGTGAGGTTTCTGTTAAACCATAACCTTGTAAAATTTCCACCCCAACAATTTCAAAAAAGTTATCTATATATGCAGGTAGCGCCCCACCACCACTAATAACGTGCTTGATGTTGCCGCCAGTAGCTTCTCGCACTTTGGCATAAACTAATTTTTCACCGAGTGCATGGAATAATAATAAACCCAATTCTGTTATTTTGGCTTGGGAACGTTCAATAAATGAAGCGTGAATGTGATTTAAACTCAATCCCTGGCAAATACGCCGTGCTTCAATATATTTCTGGCTCATTTCTAGTAAGAACTTCACCAAACTTTGTTTTTTGGCTGGTTGTTCGCGGAATTGCTTTTGCACTCCTTCATAAATTGATTCCCATAGTCGAGGAACAGCAATCATGTAATTGGGTTTAAATTTCTTTAAATCCCCTTTCACAGAACGCAAATTAGTGTAAATTTGGGTACAACCTTGAGAAAGTAGGAAATATTCTCCACTGCGTTCATAACTATGCCATGTGGGCAAAATACTGAGGGCAATATCTCCTTTTTTGGGTTGTACTACTGTTCCTAAGTTTTTAACTTGGTGCAGCAAATTTTTGTGAGATAGCATCACACCCTTGGGTTTTCCCGTAGTACCAGAGGTATAAATTAGGGTTGCTAAACTTTCGCTGCTTTGTTTGGTAGCTATTAAAGTGTTGTTACTACCAATATCTAATAATTGGGAAAAGTTCACCACTGGAAAATTGCGTTCTGTGGGTGGTACTTCATCAGAAAGGAGAACTACCAGCTTAATCGGTAATTCATTTAAGCTTTCTCCTAACTTATTTAGAGTTTTGAGATCCTCAATTACTAATGCGGTACTGCCACTATGGGAAATAATATAGAGTAATTCTTCTCGTTCTGCTTGAGCGCTACGGACTGCATTTACCGCTCCAGCGGTCATTATACCTTGATCGGCAATAAACCAGCGGGGACTGTTATCAGCAATGAGGGAAACCCGTTCACCATAGGGAAGAGTGTCGCTATTGTTTATATTGATGCCTAATGTCTGTAAACCAGCCGCAAATTGTTGAATTTGCCCTGACAACTGACTATAGGTAATTTTTACTTCTGGTTTGGAGTGGGGGTTATGCAGGGCAACAATATTACCAAATTTCCTGGCAGCTAAAGTCCAAATTTCTGGGAGTGACTCGACGTTTGTGTAATCTACTAAACTCTGTAATGCCAGACGTTCTCGCTCAGAAATGTTAGCCAAAAAAGAAGTTGCCGATTGGTTTTGTGTCATAAATGCTGATGTTAAATTCAATTAATAACCAACTATTTAATCTTTAGTTTACACATTAATTGATCACAATTACTGAATTATCACCGTTCCATATATAAAAATCTATGCTAAACTGATTTTATATAAACTAAATACTATGGTTGAGTCTTAGGACATTGCCATATATTTTAGTTTTAGTCAAACTGTGTTCATGTAATTTCATTTGGGGGTGATTCCCTATAGATTTGATGGATGTATTATTGCTCACCGTCATCAATGCTGGGGCTTGTTTGGCTTTGCCTAGGCTGCTATCTATGGTTTTGGTTCGTAAACCTCAACAATCTCAACCATTTGCCCTTACTCCTAGTTGCAAATCCGCCAAAATGGAAATGACCAGTTTCCCATATTGTACAGCCTACGGATTAACTGGTAGTCAATCTTGTAAATTTAGTCCGGATTTTTGTTCCCAATGTTCTCCTAATTAAAGAGAATATTAGCGAATAATAGCAATCCTCAATTATTTGTGAATATATTTATTTTCTTCTCTGCGCTATTAATACAGCACTTCCTGGTGTTATGAGGTACATATCTAGCGGGCAAGATGCCCGCACTACAAGAGTTTCATGATTCAACTTTGTCCCTCATAAGAGCGGAAACCGCTGTAATTCTCGGTAAAAACATCAATTTTCACAAATCAGACAGGATTGCTATACATAACAGGGAATAGAAAAGTTGCAAGTATTTAATTTACTTATGCAAGTCAAAGACATTCAAAAATTCAAAAATGGTGTTTAGAATGCAAAATCAAGATGTAGTTATCACAGGGAGAGTTATTTATGACTTTATTTGATGGTCTATTTTTAACAATATTGAATACGGCTATTTGTTTGGTTTTACCAAAGCTGCTATCTCTGGCTTTATCGGCAAAAAACTAAAAATCAATATCATCTTTAATGGTTTTTTGTTTTTCTCTGCGCCATTTTGCTCTAACTAAACGAATTTCGTCAAAACTGTAGCTTTCACCTAAATTTTCCCGAATGGGTGTGAGGGCAATATCACCAACAATTTCTAAGACGTTCCAGATTTTCTTTTGGCGTTCTAAGGGGACTAATTTACTTAAATCTACAGGTTGTTTTTTCTCAATTAAATTGGAGAGATGATTGATAATTGTGGCAGTTTTAACGTTGCGTTGTTTAGCGATGTTTTCAATACTCAAACCCTGATTATATAATTCCAATGTTGTTAATTCTGTATCAGAAGGTGAGTGAGAATGGGGTGAGGAACTAACTCGATGAATCGTCTTTTCTTGTAACCCTTGTTCTTGGCGGTATTTTTGAATTTCTGCTAAGAATCTTTCGCCATATTGAGATAATTTATGACTACCAACCCCGGAAAGATTGCCAAATTCATCTAAGGTTTTTGGTTGGCTTTGTGCCATTAATTTGAGGGTAGAATCATGGAAGATGACGTAGGGTGGTACTGCTTGTTCGTCTGCGAGTTCTTTCCTAAGCGATCGCAATTTTTGCATTAGCACTTCTACATCTGCTGCTTTGACATTTCCCTCTTCCCACGTAATTTTCTTGGCTATAGGAACAGCAATGGAAACTGGGCGTTGTTTTCGCATTACTTCCCAACTCAAAGCATTAAGTTTTAAAATTGAATAACCGTCTG is a window encoding:
- a CDS encoding YlqD family protein gives rise to the protein MDVSNPQLLLKRPINVKAIVTSLWKEEVQQQLQGQINQVDQQLQQLDVEGQRAVSAIQKQSVQPPGPQTLQQIDNIQLQVSQKKSELLEQKNQMLQNLQQVQLLELDQEVNQFQMESFFRIELGDNLISKMQVEVVLRDGIVEEIRGDI
- a CDS encoding AMP-dependent synthetase/ligase codes for the protein MTQNQSATSFLANISERERLALQSLVDYTNVESLPEIWTLAARKFGNIVALHNPHSKPEVKITYSQLSGQIQQFAAGLQTLGININNSDTLPYGERVSLIADNSPRWFIADQGIMTAGAVNAVRSAQAEREELLYIISHSGSTALVIEDLKTLNKLGESLNELPIKLVVLLSDEVPPTERNFPVVNFSQLLDIGSNNTLIATKQSSESLATLIYTSGTTGKPKGVMLSHKNLLHQVKNLGTVVQPKKGDIALSILPTWHSYERSGEYFLLSQGCTQIYTNLRSVKGDLKKFKPNYMIAVPRLWESIYEGVQKQFREQPAKKQSLVKFLLEMSQKYIEARRICQGLSLNHIHASFIERSQAKITELGLLLFHALGEKLVYAKVREATGGNIKHVISGGGALPAYIDNFFEIVGVEILQGYGLTETSPVTNARRPWRNLRGSSGQPIPGTEVKIVNPETRQPLPVGERGLVLLKGPQIMQGYYQNPEATTKAIDTEGWFDSGDLGWVTPENDLVLTGRAKDTIVLTNGENIEPQPIEDACLRSPYIDQIMLVGQDQRSIGALIVPNLEALEKWAETQNNSQKIDLESKIVQDLFRQELNREVQNRPSYRADDRVGPFKLIEEQFSIENGLMTQTLKIRRHVVMARYCDIINAMFAK